A window of the Mesotoga prima MesG1.Ag.4.2 genome harbors these coding sequences:
- a CDS encoding trans-sulfuration enzyme family protein, whose protein sequence is MDKTKKHHFDTLSIHAAEQEDQNQSLNPPIYMTSTFTFTDLQQAEDTFSFKRRAYVYTRGGNPTINLFEQRLATLENGVDGVAFSSGMAAISSVVMSFAAAGDSLVAHRNLYGSTFGFLNHLITNYGVKTKFINMTDLNAVEKAITSETKLIYLETPTNPALEIIDIEALAKIAHSNGVKVVVDNTFATPVFQRPLDFGADVVLHSATKYISGHGDVIGGFATSKDFDYVQKLKFGYMCELGGVMSPFNAWLLLRGMKTLGLRMERHEKNAREIANFLRNRPEVVKVSYPGFEDHPGHDIASRQMEGFGGIISFELKGPRENAESFVRNLNLIKLAVSLGDAETLVEVPAMMTHRDYPEEELHEFGFSSKTVRISAGLEHYSDLLNDIENSLDKVYRQ, encoded by the coding sequence ATGGATAAGACGAAGAAGCACCACTTTGATACCCTCTCGATTCACGCCGCAGAGCAAGAAGACCAAAATCAGTCTCTGAATCCGCCAATATACATGACCTCTACGTTTACATTTACTGACCTGCAGCAGGCGGAGGATACTTTTTCATTCAAACGACGTGCCTACGTATACACACGAGGTGGGAACCCTACGATAAATCTTTTCGAACAGAGGCTGGCAACCCTGGAAAACGGTGTTGACGGGGTAGCCTTCTCTTCAGGCATGGCAGCCATAAGCTCAGTTGTCATGTCCTTTGCCGCCGCTGGGGATTCGTTGGTTGCCCACAGGAATCTCTACGGCTCTACATTCGGTTTTCTAAATCACCTAATAACGAACTACGGGGTCAAGACGAAATTCATAAACATGACCGATCTTAACGCCGTAGAGAAAGCTATTACTTCGGAGACAAAGCTAATCTACCTTGAAACTCCTACCAATCCTGCACTCGAGATAATCGACATAGAAGCACTCGCTAAGATCGCACATTCAAACGGTGTCAAGGTAGTTGTCGACAATACATTTGCAACACCCGTCTTTCAACGACCGCTTGATTTCGGCGCGGATGTCGTGCTTCACAGCGCAACGAAGTACATATCCGGTCATGGAGACGTAATCGGCGGCTTTGCAACTTCAAAGGACTTCGACTACGTTCAAAAGCTCAAGTTTGGATACATGTGCGAACTGGGGGGAGTGATGAGTCCCTTCAACGCCTGGTTGTTGCTTAGAGGTATGAAGACATTGGGCCTTAGAATGGAGAGACACGAAAAAAACGCAAGGGAAATCGCAAACTTTCTGAGGAACCGCCCCGAAGTAGTGAAGGTATCTTATCCTGGCTTTGAAGATCATCCCGGACATGATATTGCATCGCGGCAGATGGAAGGATTTGGAGGTATCATAAGCTTCGAATTGAAGGGTCCAAGAGAGAACGCTGAAAGCTTCGTGAGAAATCTGAACCTAATCAAACTCGCGGTATCTCTCGGTGATGCCGAGACACTGGTGGAAGTGCCAGCGATGATGACTCACAGAGATTATCCGGAAGAAGAGCTGCACGAATTCGGCTTTTCAAGCAAGACTGTACGAATTTCTGCTGGACTTGAGCATTACTCGGATTTACTCAATGATATCGAAAATTCTCTCGACAAGGTTTACAGACAATGA
- a CDS encoding MDR/zinc-dependent alcohol dehydrogenase-like family protein → MKALVFDGTLKLLDVPLPVRWPGTSLVKVNLAGICNTDLEITRGYMDYHGILGHELLGTVIESDSAILSGKRVTTEINIPCKTCDLCKQGLLKHCRNIKTVGISDYPGVFAEYAVLPDENLHVIPESVSSLKAVFTEPLAAAAQVFESVELSPDQRVCLIGDGKLGLLISMALSAKKIEHRLVGKHSQRIGLLGSSSGALFLSIDEAESYDRHFDIVIEATGNSSGLAQALRLVRPQGKIVLKSTYQGIPSFDVTSVVVREIELIGSRCGPFDKAISMLEEGTVDPTTLIENIFHIDESLKAFEAAKKSLKVIIRMD, encoded by the coding sequence ATGAAAGCGCTTGTCTTTGATGGCACCCTTAAACTGCTGGACGTTCCGTTACCGGTAAGATGGCCCGGAACATCTTTGGTAAAGGTCAATCTTGCCGGGATATGTAATACAGACTTGGAGATCACCCGCGGCTACATGGACTACCATGGAATTCTCGGCCACGAGCTTCTGGGGACGGTTATTGAAAGCGACTCGGCCATCTTGTCAGGCAAACGTGTAACTACGGAGATCAACATTCCCTGTAAGACCTGCGATCTCTGCAAACAGGGGCTTCTCAAACACTGCAGAAACATCAAGACCGTTGGAATCTCCGACTACCCGGGGGTATTTGCAGAGTACGCGGTACTTCCAGACGAGAATCTTCATGTGATTCCAGAATCTGTTTCAAGTCTGAAGGCAGTATTTACCGAACCTCTGGCAGCGGCGGCTCAGGTCTTCGAGTCCGTAGAACTCTCACCGGATCAGAGAGTCTGCCTGATTGGTGACGGAAAACTGGGTTTGCTTATTTCAATGGCTCTTTCGGCAAAGAAGATTGAACACCGACTGGTAGGTAAACACTCCCAAAGGATAGGGCTTCTCGGAAGCAGCTCCGGTGCGCTATTTTTGAGTATCGATGAAGCCGAATCTTACGACAGGCACTTCGATATCGTAATCGAAGCAACGGGAAACTCTTCAGGACTTGCTCAAGCGCTTAGGCTAGTAAGGCCACAGGGGAAGATAGTGCTGAAAAGCACCTATCAAGGAATACCGTCATTTGACGTGACGAGCGTGGTCGTTAGGGAAATAGAATTGATCGGTTCAAGGTGCGGACCCTTTGATAAAGCTATTTCCATGCTTGAAGAAGGAACGGTAGACCCAACAACACTTATCGAGAATATCTTTCACATCGACGAATCACTAAAAGCTTTTGAAGCGGCAAAGAAGTCGCTCAAGGTGATAATAAGGATGGATTGA
- a CDS encoding YjjG family noncanonical pyrimidine nucleotidase yields MSSKYKMYFFDLDHTILDFERSEVESLLELFKARDIDLSEEQVRSYQSINSKWWGYLEKGTRNKEEVVVGRFREYCDSIDVSFDPEELNDEYLTRLSRKAYFLPGAREFLTTLRRQGKRMAIITNGVYRVQHNRFLSAGLPEFFEFSLSSEEAGVAKPDPGIFHEAIRRAGVQRNEVVYIGDSLESDYRGAENAGIDFIWFGKHVRRNKGPVNIARNYDELLMLLV; encoded by the coding sequence TTGAGCAGTAAATATAAGATGTACTTCTTTGATCTGGATCACACGATCCTTGACTTTGAAAGGAGCGAAGTAGAATCTCTTCTAGAGCTCTTCAAAGCGCGAGATATTGATCTCTCTGAAGAACAGGTGAGATCCTATCAGTCTATAAATTCAAAGTGGTGGGGCTATCTTGAAAAGGGAACAAGGAATAAAGAAGAAGTAGTAGTCGGAAGGTTCAGGGAATACTGTGATTCTATTGACGTAAGCTTTGATCCTGAGGAACTTAACGATGAATACCTTACAAGGCTTTCGAGAAAGGCATATTTCCTGCCCGGCGCAAGAGAGTTTCTCACGACCCTGAGGCGACAGGGTAAACGGATGGCAATAATAACCAACGGTGTATATCGCGTACAGCATAACAGATTTCTATCTGCGGGCCTCCCCGAATTTTTCGAATTCTCACTTTCTTCCGAAGAGGCGGGAGTGGCAAAACCCGATCCAGGAATATTTCATGAAGCAATCCGCAGGGCTGGCGTTCAAAGGAATGAGGTTGTGTATATAGGAGACAGCCTTGAGTCAGATTATAGAGGAGCCGAAAATGCGGGAATCGATTTCATCTGGTTTGGAAAACATGTCAGGAGAAACAAAGGCCCCGTTAACATAGCAAGAAACTACGATGAGCTATTAATGCTTCTTGTCTAG
- a CDS encoding LemA family protein, with protein sequence MDYSSIVRLIGVGLSLLMLLFSFRSYRRKRLIDDMPTSKAHGVFIGLVEVSGKVECQNPITSYLTESTCVQYSWEISEHWSKTTTETYTDSKGKTRTRTKRESGWKTVASGESMCPFDLRDETGTIQIRPEKAKIEGVRAMDLRCRSSDPLYYGKGPAESIIHSDHLRMFTESIIPLDARVYVIGQSREREDIVAPEIAHDESSPLFLISTREEERISKSYSLNYWLLSLGGLGVSLISFFIASRIGFYRWIPSGVSDYFMPTGIYLGLWLIGWFWTTFNSLKSLRERVRQGFSQLEVQLKRRHDLIPRLSSAVSSLMKHEQSIQTKIAALRSEAAVNAKAAKRLLVLVEDYPELKSSEAVSRLQRELSDTENRLELARAYYNNIATFYNTRLERIPDNVVATLARLKNCELLLQSEGDGDSK encoded by the coding sequence ATGGATTATAGTTCTATTGTCAGGTTAATCGGCGTCGGATTGTCATTACTCATGCTCTTGTTTTCTTTCAGATCGTACAGGCGAAAGCGGTTGATCGACGACATGCCAACTTCGAAGGCACACGGGGTCTTCATAGGTCTGGTGGAAGTGTCGGGAAAGGTAGAATGCCAAAACCCCATTACGAGTTACCTTACAGAATCTACATGCGTGCAGTACTCGTGGGAGATCTCTGAACACTGGAGCAAGACGACTACGGAAACCTATACCGATTCAAAGGGGAAGACCAGAACGAGAACAAAACGTGAGAGTGGTTGGAAGACAGTCGCATCTGGTGAGTCGATGTGTCCATTTGATCTCCGCGACGAGACAGGCACGATTCAAATTAGACCCGAGAAAGCGAAAATCGAAGGAGTGAGAGCGATGGATTTGAGATGCAGATCGTCCGATCCGCTGTACTATGGCAAGGGTCCTGCAGAATCGATAATTCACTCTGATCACTTAAGAATGTTCACTGAATCGATTATTCCCCTTGACGCAAGAGTTTATGTTATCGGCCAGTCGAGAGAAAGAGAGGATATTGTTGCCCCTGAGATCGCTCATGATGAGAGTTCACCCCTCTTCTTGATTTCAACTCGTGAAGAAGAGAGAATCAGCAAATCGTACTCGCTAAACTACTGGCTGCTTTCTCTAGGTGGATTGGGAGTATCGTTGATCTCATTCTTCATAGCAAGCAGGATTGGCTTTTATAGATGGATACCTTCCGGAGTCTCAGATTACTTCATGCCGACCGGAATATATCTGGGCCTCTGGCTGATAGGATGGTTTTGGACTACTTTCAATAGCCTCAAATCACTTAGAGAAAGAGTGAGACAGGGCTTTTCACAGCTTGAGGTTCAGCTGAAAAGAAGGCATGATTTGATACCGCGCCTTTCTTCCGCCGTCTCGAGTTTGATGAAGCATGAACAGAGTATCCAGACAAAGATTGCAGCTCTCAGAAGCGAGGCAGCCGTAAACGCGAAGGCAGCCAAACGCCTCCTGGTTCTTGTCGAAGACTATCCCGAATTAAAATCAAGCGAAGCAGTATCCAGACTTCAAAGAGAACTATCGGATACCGAAAATAGGCTAGAACTCGCCAGAGCTTATTACAATAACATCGCGACATTTTACAACACAAGGCTCGAGAGAATCCCCGACAATGTAGTCGCTACACTGGCGCGTCTAAAGAACTGTGAGTTATTGCTTCAATCAGAAGGCGACGGAGATTCCAAATAG
- a CDS encoding patatin-like phospholipase family protein encodes MRSLAVALFILAPLIMLSGSVALVLSGGGAKGGYEIGAWKALIDLGVDLGGVYGTSVGSLNAAAVAQGDFDKALDVWRNISEESVMKPTEAQRKLIEAYGGGSDWSLGELYQGAVDVINEGIDVTPLKELLSSLISEEAVRNSSMDFGLVTFDLTDVRPEMLFIEDIPQGSLVDYLMASANFPGFRTVVIDGKAFVDGGIYSNQPVEMALERGFREIILVDIGRTALRDRIGKFQAYLSGAKLTHIRPRVMYGSTLDFDSQKAILQIEAGYLDTLAAFGLTKGKYTYIFENRDVFKMMFDSLSPEEKNEAMKIVNDSREWEDPESFYSELLSSLERIYESEDPMIDVVDELASMLEVPALELYSVEEILQALRGAYLNKGFLDEEVSPGHLRKMLSFFIFLCEKAEIPEPPAQFQLFKSSFMTLRGVEE; translated from the coding sequence TTGAGAAGTCTCGCGGTTGCTCTTTTTATCTTGGCTCCTTTGATTATGTTGTCGGGAAGTGTTGCCCTGGTTCTTTCAGGCGGTGGAGCGAAGGGCGGCTATGAGATCGGTGCCTGGAAGGCTTTGATAGATCTCGGAGTCGATTTGGGTGGAGTCTACGGTACTTCGGTAGGTTCTCTTAATGCCGCTGCAGTTGCACAAGGCGATTTCGACAAAGCATTGGATGTCTGGAGAAACATTTCTGAAGAGAGCGTGATGAAGCCAACGGAAGCGCAGCGGAAGTTGATCGAGGCATATGGAGGAGGTTCTGACTGGAGTCTCGGTGAGCTTTATCAGGGAGCTGTAGACGTCATCAATGAAGGCATAGATGTGACGCCCCTCAAGGAGCTGCTCAGCTCTTTGATATCCGAAGAAGCCGTGAGAAACTCCTCGATGGACTTCGGACTTGTGACTTTTGATCTGACCGATGTCAGACCCGAAATGCTCTTCATTGAAGATATACCTCAAGGATCTCTAGTGGATTATTTGATGGCAAGCGCGAATTTCCCCGGATTCAGAACGGTAGTCATCGACGGAAAGGCCTTTGTCGATGGAGGAATCTACTCAAATCAGCCAGTTGAGATGGCTTTGGAAAGAGGTTTTAGAGAGATCATTCTAGTCGATATCGGTAGAACTGCTCTTAGAGATAGAATTGGGAAGTTCCAGGCGTATCTTTCCGGGGCTAAGCTCACCCATATAAGACCGAGAGTTATGTACGGCAGTACTCTGGATTTCGATTCCCAGAAAGCCATACTTCAGATCGAAGCAGGCTATCTAGATACCCTGGCTGCTTTTGGCTTGACGAAGGGAAAGTATACATATATCTTCGAGAACAGAGACGTCTTCAAGATGATGTTCGATTCGCTCTCCCCGGAAGAGAAGAATGAGGCGATGAAGATAGTCAATGATTCTCGGGAATGGGAGGATCCCGAGAGCTTCTATTCTGAGCTCTTGTCATCTCTTGAAAGGATTTATGAGAGTGAGGATCCCATGATAGACGTAGTAGATGAGCTGGCTTCGATGCTTGAGGTACCGGCTCTTGAACTGTACAGCGTCGAAGAAATACTCCAAGCCCTGCGTGGTGCCTACCTAAACAAAGGATTCCTAGATGAGGAAGTCTCACCTGGTCACCTCAGGAAGATGCTAAGCTTTTTTATCTTCCTCTGTGAAAAGGCAGAGATTCCTGAACCACCCGCTCAGTTCCAGCTTTTCAAATCTTCCTTCATGACGCTTAGGGGAGTAGAGGAGTGA
- a CDS encoding AEC family transporter — protein MSAIVSKILTFFVLIGTGFIMKKSNLADDLFTKGISRFVLYITLPALIVESMNFDFSYEMLSNSVILLMAGGVLYLFLWILGIASSRVLRLTGDVRSVFRYAVLFGNVAYMGYPVVELVIGKEGVFYSAVFNIWFNILTWTVGIRIMTGKTELSGKKAFLNPGMISVFIGLVLFFTPLKLPVFLDEALALLGESTIPLAMIVAGIILASSKISTILKGRTIIIYSLLKLCIAPMIVFLFLSFLRLPQTVEKVLIIMSAMPAAANTSIFARLFDSDFELSSRLIASSTLFSLISIPLIISFLE, from the coding sequence ATGAGCGCAATCGTCTCGAAAATTCTTACTTTCTTTGTCTTGATAGGAACTGGATTCATTATGAAGAAAAGTAATTTGGCCGACGATCTATTCACAAAGGGGATCTCAAGATTTGTCCTGTACATAACCCTACCCGCTTTGATAGTAGAGTCTATGAATTTCGACTTTTCTTACGAAATGCTTTCGAACTCCGTAATATTGTTAATGGCCGGTGGTGTGCTCTATTTGTTTCTCTGGATCCTGGGAATTGCTTCTTCCAGAGTTCTCAGACTTACCGGTGATGTTAGAAGTGTATTTCGTTATGCTGTGCTCTTCGGAAACGTCGCCTATATGGGCTACCCGGTTGTGGAGTTGGTGATCGGAAAGGAAGGTGTTTTTTACAGTGCAGTGTTTAATATCTGGTTCAACATATTAACCTGGACCGTTGGGATCAGGATAATGACGGGCAAGACGGAACTGTCAGGGAAAAAAGCCTTTCTGAATCCCGGAATGATCTCGGTCTTCATTGGCCTTGTTCTCTTCTTCACACCTCTTAAACTTCCGGTCTTTCTTGACGAAGCTCTTGCACTTCTTGGGGAGAGCACTATCCCCCTGGCCATGATCGTTGCAGGAATTATTTTGGCAAGTTCGAAGATTTCCACGATACTGAAAGGGCGAACGATAATAATCTACAGCCTTCTGAAACTTTGCATTGCGCCGATGATAGTCTTTCTTTTCCTTTCCTTCTTGAGGCTCCCGCAAACGGTTGAGAAAGTGCTGATAATAATGAGTGCAATGCCGGCTGCAGCTAATACGTCGATATTTGCTCGGCTTTTTGATTCGGACTTCGAGCTTTCTTCAAGATTGATAGCTTCCTCAACTCTTTTCTCCCTAATTTCGATCCCTTTAATCATCTCTTTTCTTGAATGA
- a CDS encoding DUF3798 domain-containing protein, whose amino-acid sequence MRKALLVLLVVLVSAAFMFAAEFHIGVVTGTVSQSEDDLRGAEALIKKYGDAASGGMIVHLTYPDNFMSEQETVIAQITGLADDPLMKAIIVNQAIPGTVESFRRIRETRPDILLLAGLPHEDPPMLADAADLSVNADSLARGYLIIYTAKQLGAEKFMHISFPRHMSYELLSKRRDIMRAACEELGLEFIDMGSPDPVSDVGIAGAQQFILEKVPAWLDEYGPKTAFFCTNDAHTEPLLKRVAELGGYFIEADLPSPLMGYPGALGISFTEEETGNWPAILAKVEEAVVAKGAAGRMGTWAYSLGYTTTAALAEHAKNVIEGKCEVDDFDAVMAAFAEYTPGAAWNGSYYVDANGIEQENYLLIYQDTYIFGKGYMGITEVEVPEKYLNF is encoded by the coding sequence ATGCGCAAAGCACTATTAGTTCTGCTGGTAGTTCTTGTAAGCGCGGCTTTCATGTTTGCCGCAGAATTTCACATCGGCGTTGTAACCGGAACGGTGTCACAGTCTGAAGATGATCTTCGAGGCGCCGAAGCGCTGATCAAGAAATACGGAGATGCTGCTTCCGGTGGGATGATCGTACATCTTACTTACCCTGATAACTTCATGTCTGAACAAGAGACAGTTATAGCACAGATAACTGGTCTCGCAGACGATCCTCTGATGAAGGCTATCATTGTCAACCAGGCAATTCCTGGAACAGTCGAGAGCTTCAGAAGAATCAGGGAAACAAGACCAGACATTCTTCTTCTTGCCGGTCTGCCTCACGAAGATCCTCCAATGCTAGCCGATGCAGCTGATCTTTCCGTCAACGCCGACTCACTGGCACGTGGCTACCTCATAATCTACACGGCCAAGCAGCTGGGCGCAGAGAAGTTCATGCATATCTCATTCCCAAGGCACATGTCTTACGAACTTCTTTCCAAACGAAGAGACATTATGAGAGCTGCATGTGAAGAACTCGGCCTCGAGTTTATTGACATGGGTTCTCCTGACCCTGTCAGTGACGTTGGAATCGCAGGAGCACAACAGTTCATTCTTGAAAAAGTCCCCGCCTGGCTTGACGAGTATGGACCAAAGACCGCCTTCTTCTGTACAAACGATGCCCACACAGAACCTCTTCTCAAGAGAGTTGCCGAACTTGGCGGTTATTTCATCGAAGCCGATCTTCCTTCTCCTCTCATGGGCTATCCTGGCGCACTTGGTATCTCCTTCACTGAGGAAGAGACTGGCAACTGGCCGGCAATACTCGCAAAGGTAGAAGAAGCCGTTGTCGCGAAAGGTGCGGCAGGAAGAATGGGTACATGGGCTTACTCTCTTGGTTACACGACTACAGCAGCTCTTGCTGAACATGCCAAGAATGTCATTGAAGGCAAATGTGAGGTTGACGACTTCGATGCAGTTATGGCTGCATTTGCCGAATACACACCAGGCGCGGCTTGGAATGGAAGCTATTACGTCGATGCCAATGGAATCGAGCAAGAGAACTACCTCCTGATCTATCAGGATACCTACATATTTGGCAAAGGTTACATGGGAATCACGGAAGTAGAAGTTCCTGAGAAATATCTAAACTTCTAG
- a CDS encoding sugar ABC transporter ATP-binding protein — protein sequence MDEKQYLLKMENISKEFFGNQVLKDVTLRIGKGEIVGLVGENGAGKSTLMNILFGLPVIHETGGFQGRILLDGVEVNFASPFEAIEAGIGMVHQEFILIPGFTATENILLNRESTNYNIFVEVFGERLRTLNREEMHKRAVAAIEKLEVQLDPDMLVSEMPVGHRQFTEIAREMDRKSTKLLVLDEPTAVLTESEAETMLTAARRLANKGLSIIFISHRLSEVLKIADRLVVLRDGQVVRELESSKTTPREVASLMVGREIKDSSSVRANIGEEPEIVLDIKDLWVDMPGEQVNGVNLQVHKGEILGIGGLAGQGKLGIANGVMGLFPAEGEVYYKGERLPLNNPVGVLSRGIAFVSEDRRGVGLLLDEPIDLNIVFTAIQIQGRFIKNLLGGLIKWRDDKEISRVAREYVESLQIKCVSEKQQAKELSGGNQQKVCLAKAFVLEPDLLFVSEPTRGIDVGAKSVVLETLRTQNREHGTTIIMTSSELEELRSICDRIAIVSEGRIIGILPPTADPADFGLLMLGEQEEVKESV from the coding sequence ATGGATGAAAAGCAATACTTGCTGAAGATGGAAAACATCAGCAAAGAGTTCTTCGGTAATCAGGTTTTGAAAGATGTTACTCTTAGAATTGGAAAAGGCGAGATCGTTGGATTAGTTGGAGAAAACGGCGCCGGAAAGTCAACGCTCATGAACATTCTCTTCGGCCTGCCTGTGATTCATGAAACTGGTGGTTTTCAAGGAAGGATACTTCTAGATGGCGTCGAAGTCAATTTTGCCAGTCCCTTTGAAGCGATAGAAGCAGGGATTGGCATGGTTCATCAGGAGTTCATACTTATACCCGGCTTCACGGCAACGGAGAACATCCTTCTGAATAGAGAATCGACCAACTACAACATTTTCGTAGAGGTCTTCGGCGAGAGACTACGTACCCTAAACAGAGAAGAAATGCACAAAAGAGCCGTTGCTGCAATAGAAAAGCTTGAGGTCCAGCTGGACCCTGATATGCTCGTTAGCGAAATGCCTGTCGGACACAGGCAGTTCACGGAGATCGCGAGAGAGATGGATAGAAAGTCCACGAAGCTCCTCGTTCTCGACGAACCGACGGCCGTCCTAACGGAATCGGAAGCGGAAACGATGCTGACAGCGGCAAGAAGACTTGCAAATAAGGGACTTTCTATAATCTTCATTAGTCACAGGTTGAGCGAAGTGTTGAAAATAGCAGATCGTCTAGTGGTACTTAGGGACGGTCAGGTTGTTCGAGAGCTGGAATCCTCAAAGACGACTCCAAGAGAGGTCGCATCTTTGATGGTAGGTAGAGAAATAAAGGACAGCTCCTCGGTTAGAGCAAATATAGGTGAAGAGCCTGAAATTGTTCTGGACATAAAGGATCTCTGGGTAGACATGCCCGGAGAACAGGTAAATGGAGTCAATCTCCAGGTTCACAAAGGAGAGATTCTCGGTATTGGAGGTCTTGCAGGCCAAGGAAAGCTTGGAATTGCCAACGGAGTAATGGGTCTCTTTCCCGCGGAAGGTGAGGTCTATTACAAAGGCGAAAGATTACCGCTAAACAATCCCGTCGGCGTCCTGAGTAGAGGCATCGCATTCGTTTCGGAAGACAGAAGGGGCGTTGGTCTCCTCCTCGATGAACCGATAGATTTGAATATTGTTTTCACCGCGATCCAGATTCAAGGAAGGTTCATCAAGAATCTTCTAGGTGGCTTGATCAAGTGGCGAGATGACAAAGAAATCTCAAGGGTAGCCAGAGAGTACGTTGAATCTCTCCAGATCAAATGCGTTAGCGAAAAACAGCAGGCGAAGGAGCTTTCAGGAGGAAATCAACAGAAGGTATGTCTTGCCAAGGCCTTCGTTCTCGAACCCGATCTCTTGTTTGTCTCTGAACCAACGAGGGGAATTGACGTAGGCGCGAAGAGCGTGGTTCTCGAAACCCTAAGAACACAAAATCGAGAACACGGCACAACAATCATTATGACCTCCTCCGAGCTAGAGGAGCTTCGCTCGATCTGCGACAGAATAGCAATAGTAAGTGAAGGAAGGATAATTGGAATTCTGCCGCCGACGGCCGATCCGGCTGACTTCGGTTTGCTTATGCTGGGCGAACAGGAAGAGGTGAAGGAAAGTGTTTGA
- a CDS encoding ABC transporter permease subunit: MFESIANLIEKAGWPRIIIALFLLSLFVIAPFVNISIGTSISDTLVRFAMNSVLVLSLVPMVQSGCGLNFGMQLGVIAGLIGAVTSIELGVTGLAGFLTAIGIAIPFAAILGFFYGLLLNRVKGDEMVVATYVGFSSVAFMSMMWLLLPYKSPNMIWGYGGSGLRTTISVEGYWLGVLNNFLSIRIGNFFFPTGTILFFALIALLVWSFFKTKLGTAMTAAGSNPVYAKAAGVNVDRMRILSVVISTVIAAVGIIVYEQSFGFIQLYMAPLLMAFPAVAALLLGGASVSKASMGNVIIGAFLFQGILTMTPSVMNNLIKSDMSEVIRIIVSNGMIVYALTRRTKVRK, from the coding sequence GTGTTTGAAAGCATTGCAAACCTTATAGAGAAGGCCGGTTGGCCGAGAATCATAATTGCTCTCTTCCTTTTATCTCTTTTCGTAATAGCACCATTTGTTAACATAAGTATCGGGACGTCGATTAGCGACACATTAGTAAGGTTTGCCATGAACTCCGTCCTGGTTCTTTCGCTCGTACCGATGGTTCAATCCGGTTGTGGATTGAATTTCGGAATGCAGCTCGGTGTAATTGCAGGATTGATCGGTGCGGTTACAAGCATTGAACTCGGTGTAACGGGGCTTGCCGGTTTCTTGACAGCAATTGGCATTGCAATACCATTCGCAGCAATTCTAGGGTTCTTCTACGGCCTTTTGCTAAACAGAGTTAAGGGAGACGAGATGGTCGTAGCAACATACGTGGGTTTCTCTTCGGTGGCCTTCATGAGTATGATGTGGCTTCTCCTGCCATATAAGAGCCCGAACATGATATGGGGATATGGAGGCTCCGGTCTAAGGACAACCATAAGTGTCGAGGGATACTGGTTGGGTGTCCTGAACAATTTTCTCAGCATAAGAATCGGAAACTTCTTCTTTCCAACGGGAACGATCCTTTTCTTCGCCCTCATTGCCTTGCTGGTCTGGTCATTCTTCAAGACGAAGCTAGGAACTGCGATGACGGCGGCAGGATCAAATCCTGTATATGCAAAAGCAGCCGGAGTTAATGTAGACAGAATGAGAATTCTATCAGTCGTGATCTCTACGGTTATCGCGGCTGTGGGAATCATTGTCTATGAACAGAGTTTCGGATTCATTCAGTTATACATGGCCCCTCTATTGATGGCCTTTCCGGCCGTTGCTGCTTTACTGCTCGGGGGCGCATCTGTTTCGAAGGCGTCTATGGGAAACGTCATAATTGGAGCGTTCTTGTTCCAGGGAATTCTAACTATGACACCTTCCGTCATGAATAATCTTATTAAGAGCGACATGTCGGAGGTAATCAGGATAATCGTCTCTAACGGTATGATTGTTTATGCTTTGACGAGAAGAACGAAGGTGAGAAAATGA